In Nodularia sp. LEGE 06071, the genomic window CGGACGTTTAATAGTATTTTTAATAGATTGCGCCACCTCTTGCAGACAGCGATCGCCTACCTGATGGCCATAGGTATCGTTATAGCATTTAAAGAAATCAATATCACCCAGAATCAGAGAAATAGGCAGTTTTTCCCGCGCCATCCGTTGCCACTCTTGGGTTAAATATTCTTCAAACCGTCGGCGGTTAGCGACTTGAGTTAATTGATCAATACTCACCAATCTCTGCAATTCTTGGTTAGCAGATTCCAATTCTTTCTGAACCTGGGATTGCAAAATCAAGACCTTGACTCGTTGACGCAAAACTGGCCAGTGAATTGGTTTAGTCACAAAATCAATTGCGCCCACTTCAAATGCCCGATCTACCGACTCTTGATCATCCAGTCCTGTAATCATTAAAACTGGAGTATGTTGACCAACCTCAAACGACTGTAACCGAGTGCAACACTCAAATCCATCCATATCAGGCATAATTGCATCCAGGAGTATGATATCAGGGTGCAGTTGCTCCACCAGATTTAAAGCCTCCCTGCCATTTTCAGCCTCTGCAATTTCATAGCCTTCTCGTTCTAGGGCTAGTCGCAGCTGCATCCGGATAAATTGTTCATCATCAACAATGAGAATTAGAATCGGAGATTGATTTTCTGTAAAAGTAGTTTTCAATGATCCTCACTTCTCCAGTTTGATTTGCAAAGCCGTTCTCACTAGCTCATATTCCCTGTAGAGTTGTGAGCAGATTTCGGCAATGTTGTCTAAATCACTACTGCGTGCTTTTGCTTCTAGCTGTTTGCAGATTTGCGCTAAGGTTGTAGCCCCAACAGAGGCACTACTGGACTTAAGAGAGTGGGCTGCCTTCCATAACGCCTGGGCATCTTCAGGAACAAGTGATGCTCTGATATTTTGTATCCACTTGGGTGCTTCTGCCAGATAACAATTGAGTAGTTGCTTAAATGCCGCCTCATCTCCTGACATCATATCTCGTAAAGAATTGAGGATTTTAGGATCAATTATAGTCTTTTCTGTATTCGGTGTAAGAATTTGCCCTGGTCTGGGGATGTGGGGAAAATTTGGCGCAATTAATTGAGAATTGTTTCGGGGTTGGCATCTACTCAGTGCTAGGGCTAACTCTTCAATGCGGACAGGTTTGCTAATATAATCATCCATACCAGCGGCTAAACAAACTTCGCGATCGCCCTGCATAGCATTAGCAGTCATAGCGATAATATGAGGACGAGAACTAGCTGTCCATTCCTGACAGATTCTTTGACTTGCTTCTAGCCCATCCATTTCCGGCATTTGCACATCCATCAACACGACATCATAGGAACCGACTTGCAATGCTTGGAGTACTTCTATGCCATTAGCGGCGACATCTGCCCGGTAACCAATCTTCTTGAGCATCAGCAGGGCAACTTTTTGATTCACCCCCGTATCCTCTGCTAAAAGAATTCGCAATGGCTTTTGCTGGGCCATATGCAAATCAGGCTCAGGAGTATGGGGTTCAGAGATTCTCGCTAGCATCGGCTGATTACCCAAAACACCAGTGAGAACATTGTATAGTTGAGACTG contains:
- a CDS encoding response regulator codes for the protein MKTTFTENQSPILILIVDDEQFIRMQLRLALEREGYEIAEAENGREALNLVEQLHPDIILLDAIMPDMDGFECCTRLQSFEVGQHTPVLMITGLDDQESVDRAFEVGAIDFVTKPIHWPVLRQRVKVLILQSQVQKELESANQELQRLVSIDQLTQVANRRRFEEYLTQEWQRMAREKLPISLILGDIDFFKCYNDTYGHQVGDRCLQEVAQSIKNTIKRPADLVARYGGEEFAVILPNTDKEGAIILGEIICSVVRKRAIPHSSSVVSSYVTISAGVATLIPQPNSDYQEIIFLADQALYQAKKAGRDRLKFML